The Streptomyces hundungensis genome contains the following window.
GTGGGTGCCGACGAGATAGCCGAGGAACGTGCTGATCGCGAGCGAGAGCCCGGAGGCGAGGGCGAGCACGGGCCTCGGGCGCCAACTGCGCTGGTACGTGGCGATGGCGCCCTGGAACGCGCCGAACGCGGAGCTGGCGGCGACGGAGGGGCCGAAGAGGGTGAGGCTCACGCCGACGACGATGGCTAGGCCGGTGGCTCCGCGCAGGGCGACGAGGGGTTCCAGGCGGCGCCGCTCGACGGTCAGCCCCGAGCGGGCGGTCTCTCGAAGGGCCCGAAGCCAGCTCATCCCCCGACCCTAACGCCCCCTCCCCCCCAACCCCGCCCGTCACAGTTCCCCGCGCCCCTAAAAACCCGTCTTCGCCCGCGGACCGTGCGTGGCCGGTCGCGCAGTTCCCCGCGCCCCTAAACCCTCTCGACCCTGCGGACCGTGCCCGCTTCTCGCGCAGTTCCTCGCGCCCCTGAAAACCCGTCTTCGACTGCGGACCGTGCGTGGCTGGTCGCGCAGTTCCCCGCGCCCCTAAAAGCCCTTCGGTCTGCGGACCGTGGTCGCTTCTCGCGCAGTTCCTCGCGCCCCTTAAGTGCTCGGTGCTGGGCCGCATCGGCCACCTCAGCCTGTCCGGCGATTGAGGACGAGCGCCGTTCAGGCGCGATACGGGGTCTGGGGCGGAGCCCCAGGGGCCGCACCCTTCAACGCGCCACGGGCGGGTGGGTGGGGAAGGTGCCTCGGGGTCTGGGGCGGAGCCCCAGGGGGGCCGGGCCATCCAACCCCGCGCCTACGGGCGGGTGGGTGGGCAAACGCCCCGGGCCCGGGAGTGGTGGGCTCGGTCCGCCGCCGCCCGCCCATCCCGCCACCCCGACTCGTCAGAAACCCCCCGCACCCGCGTAGCCACCGTCCGCGGAAACATCTCCTCCGCCCGCCCCGCGACAGCCACCGCCCGCGTCGCCAGCACCGGAAGCACCTCACCCCCGAAGGACTCCTCCACCCCCCGCGCCGCCGAGGGGAGCAGATCGCCGAGCCGGGCGGCGTACGCCAGCAGGAAGGACTGGCGGAACGTCTTGGTGCGGCGCCGCCCACCCGCCCGCTGCACCGCCTCGGCCTTGGCCATCGCGGTGGTGCCCTGCACGAGGAGGGAGGTGTACAGGAGCTCCACCGCCTCCAGATCCGCCTCGAACCCGACGACCGTCGTGAAGCCGAGTGCGGAGTTCCACACCGCCCGGCAGTGGTTGGCGGACGCGACCGCGTCGAGGAGGATCGCCTTCGCCGTCTCGTACGGCGCGTCCACCCCGATCCGGCACGCCCCCGGCACCTCCCCGCCCGGCCCGCGCCCGGCGAGCAGCGCGTCGTCCACGCTGTGCCGCGCCATCAGCTCCTGCGCCTTGGTGGTGAGCGCCTCCGCCTCCTCGGGGAACCCGGTCGCCTCGGCCTTGGCGAGCAGCGCCCGGATCCGGGCCAGCGTCTTCGGTTCGCCGTGCACGGGCGGCCCGAGCCCGGACGCCCCCGACGCCCCCGGCGCGGGCCCCGCCGGCTCGATCGAGGGCAGCGCGAGCAACGCCCGGTAGAGCTCCAGCACGGCGGTGGCGTACGAGAAACGGTCGGCCCGCCACGGCTCGCTCGGCAGCTCGTCGAGCTGCCCCTGCCACCGCGCGGGCAGCCGCTCGTACTGGGCGAGCTCGTCGCGGATCAGTCCGCTCAGGATGCGTACCTGAGGCTCGTCCAGGTCACGCCGTACGATCCGTACGACATCGGCGGGCTGCCAGCCCCGGTCCCAGGCGCGGCGTACGAACTCCCGCCCCCGCAGGGCGAGTTCGGCATCCGCCCGGGGTGCGGCGGCGAGCAGCGAGGCGCCGGTGTCCAGGGCGGCGTCGCCCTCGATGTACAGCGCCGCGGCGAAGGCGCGGTCGACGGCTTCCATCACCGCACCACCCGTCCGCGCGCGACGGCGTCCCCGCGCCGCGCCCCCTCACCGACCTGCGCCATAAGGCGTCTCCATCCCTTCCGTCCGCTTCCCGTCCCACCCGATCGAACCCGATCAAACCTGATCGAACCCCATACCCCGACCGCCACCGCCGTACCCCGATCGTCCCAGCAATCGAACGGAACCACGAAACGCGGTGCCGTCAGACCGCCCACAGCCTGTGGACGGAGGCCCGGCGCGCCGACGGGGTGGCGGCGGCCGGGCGGTGGAACCGTCGGGCGGTGCGGGACGTCCACACGGCGTCCGGCCCCCATGATGTCCGCTTGGGACGGCCCCCGCGGGGCACCCGGACGGCCATCGAACCGAAAGGATCGCCGTGTTGCGCCTGCGCACCGCCCCCCTGGCCGCGACCGTCGCACTCACCGCCGGCCTCACCATGACCCTGGCCCTGACCCTGACCGCCTGCGGCGGCGACGGCGGGTCGAGCCGGGTCGCCACCGACTCCCCCACCGGCATCACCCCGCCCGAAACCACCGGCACCGGACCCGGACCCGGCACCCCCGGCACGAGCGGCGGCCGCACCATGGCTCCCTCCGGCGGCAGTACGGGCGGCACGGACGCCGGACCCGGAACCGACAGCGGCGCCGCCGGCGCGCGCTGCCCGACCTCCCAGCTCGGCTTCGCCGTCGCCCCCGGCAGCGGCGCCCAGACGCGGGGCTCCCAGGGCGTGATCACCATCGAGCTCACCAACAAGGGCGCCAAGTCCTGCGCGATGAAGGGCTATCCGGGCGTCGACCTGGTCGGCGGCTCCACCAAGTGGTCACTGCCGCGCGGGACTTCCGAGACCCCGAAGACGGTGACCGTACGCCCCGGCGCCACCACCACCTTCACCCTCTTCTACCTGCCCTTCCACCAGGGCGACGGGAAGGAGTTCAAGCCGAGGAGCCTCGTGATCACCCCGCCGAACGAGACCCACCCGCACACCCTGCCCTGGGAGTTCTCCTCGGTCCTGCTCCAGGACGGCGCGACCCGCCCGGGCACCTACATCGGCCCGGTCGGCTCCAAATAGCCGACGCCCAAGGTTGGTTGAAAGCCTTGCCTGGAGTGCACACGAACCGGCTTTGATGGCGCCATGAAGTACACACAGCTCGGACGCACCGGACTCCAGGTCAGCCGACTCGTCCTCGGCACGATGAACTTCGGCAGCGAGACCGACGAGGCCGGCAGCCACGTCCTCATGGACGCCGCTCTCGACGCGGGCATCAACTTCTTCGACACCGCGAACATCTACGGCGTCGCGGAGGACAAGGGACTCACCGAGAAGATCCTCGGCTCCTGGTTCGGGCGGGGCGGCGACCGGCGCGACAAGGTCGTCCTCGCCACCAAGATGTACGGCGACATGACCCCGGGCAAGCCCTGGAGCAGCGCGGCCTGGCCCAACCACGACCGGCTGTCGGCACTCAACATCCGCCGCTCCGTCGAGGCCTCCCTCCAGCGGCTGAACACCGACTACATCGACGTCTACCAGTTCCACCACGTCGACCGGGCCACCCCGTTCGAGGAGATCTGGCAGGCGATCGACGTCCTGATCACCCAGGGCAAGATCCTCTACGCCGGTTCGTCCAACTTCCCCGGCTACAAGATCGCGCAGGCCAACGAAGTGGCGGACCGCACCGGACGGCTCGGTCTGGTCAGCGAGCAGTGCCTCTACAACCTCGCCGAACGCCGCGCCGAGATGGAGGTCATCCCGGCCGCGCAGGAGTACGGGCTCGGCGTCATCCCCTGGTCCCCGCTGCACCAGGGCCTGCTCGGCGGCGCACTGCGCAAGGAACGCGAGGGCACGGGCTCGCGCACCACCAAGTCCGGCCGCTCCGCCGCGGGCCTGGCCGACCCCGCCGTACGGGCCAAGGTCCAGGCGTACGAGGACCTGCTCGCCAAGCACGACCTCGACCCGGGGGAGGTGGCGCTGGCCTGGCTGCTCACCCGGCCCGGCGTGACGGGCCCGATCGTCGGCCCGCGCACCCCCGCCCACCTCGAATCGGCGCTGCGCGCCCTGGAGTTGGAGCTGAGCGAGGAGCTGCTCGGCGCCCTCGACGAGATCTTCCCCGGCCCGGGCTCCGCCCCGGAGGCCTTCGCCTGGTAGGCGTCTGGAGACCTACGCCGGGTAGGCGTCTGGAGACCCACGACGGGCAGGCCACCGGAGGCCTACGCCTCATAAGCCGCGGGCCGCGGCGCGGCGGCGGTCAGCCGACGGCGGCCGCCACCGCCACCACGACGAACATCAACACGAGCACACCGGCCATGATCCGGTTCCTGGTCTTCGGGTCCACCCCTTGAGCCTAACCGCCCGCGCCGAGCGGCCAGCGGGCGACCGCCTCGTACCGGGGGCGCTCGCCCGGGACTCCGTCACGCGGGAGGCTGCTGCGGATCAGCGCCAACTCCGCGACCGGCCAGGGGCTGCCCTCGAACGCGGCGAGCTCCGTGACGTACGGCCGAAGATCCATCGGCGTACGCGAACGCGCCAGGGTGAGGTGCGGCACATAGCGGCGGTGCTGGTCCATCGGGACGCCGGAGCGGCGGGCGGCGGCGTCCGCGCGTTCGGCCAGCAGCCGCAGCTCGTCGAGGCCGCCCGCGACGCCGGCCCACAGCGCGCGCCCGTCGAACCGCCCGCCGCCGTGCAGCCGCAGCGTGAAGGGGTCGGTGCGGTGGGCCGCCCTGCGCAGCCGTTCGCGCAGCTCGTCCAGGAGCGCCTCGTCGACCTCGCCCAGGAACGCGAGCGTGAGGTGCCAGCCCTCCCGCCCGGTCCAGCGCAGCCCGTCCGCCCCGGGCAGAGCCGCCAACTCCCTTACCGCGCGCCCCAGTTCATCGACGGCCCGCTCGGGGGAAGGACGGCGGCGAAGAGGCGCATGGGAACAGTTAAGCAAGATCGGCATCGGGTGTCGCGCGCGTGGAGACGCGAAACGGCCCGGCCTCCCCCTGTGCGGGGAGGGCCGGGCCATGAGACGAGGTATCGCGTACGTGCCCTCAGGCGGCTGCGACGAGCGCGGGGTTCCTCGGGACGAAGGCGAGGTGGCGGTGGCCGGGGCGGACGTCGACCTTGAGGCGCAGGTTGGCCGCGCGGGCCAGCATCAGGCCCACACCGATCGCCGCCACACCGCAGATCACGCCGCCGAGCGCGAGGCTGACGCGGACACCGTAGACATCGGCGAGCCAGCCGAAGAGCGGGCCGCCGAGCGGGGTGCCGCCGGTGAAGACCATCATGAACAGGCTCATCACACGGCCCCGCATCTCGGGGTCGGTCGCCATCTGCACGGAGGCGTTGGCGGTCACGTTGACCGTGAGCCCCAGGATGCCGACGGGGATGAGCAGCGCCATGAACACGCCGAGGTCGGGCGAGGTGGCCGCCACGAGTTCGAGCACCGCGAACAGTCCGGCCGCGAGCACCAGCATCCGCAGGCGCGTGGTGGCGCGGCGGGCCGCGAGGAGCGCGCCGACCAGCGAACCGATCGCCATCAGACTGTTGAACAGGCCGTACAGGCCCGAGTCGCCGTGGAAGACGTCGGAGGCGAACGCGCTCAGCCAGATCGGGAAGTTGAACCCGAAGGTGCCGACGAAGCCGACGAGCACGATCGGCCAGATCAGCTCCGGCCGCTCGGAGACGTACGCGAGGCCCTCCCTCAGCTGACCCTTGCCGCGCGGGGTGAGCCGGGTCGGCTGGAGTTCCTTGGTGCGCATCAGGGAGAGCATGATCAGCGGGGCGGTGAACGACAGGCCGTTGGCGAGGAACGCCCAGCCGGGTCCGACGGCCGCCATCACGACACCCGCGACGGCGGGGCCGACGAGCCGGGCGGACTGGAAGTTCGCCGAGTTGAGGCTGACCGCGTTGCGCACCCGGTCCGGCCCCACCATCTCGGAGACGAAGGACTGCCGGGTCGGGTTGTCGACGACGGTGACCAGGCCGGTGAAGAACGCCGTCAGATACACGTGCCACACCTGGACGTGCCCGGACAGGGTCATCACGGCGAGGAACAGACCGCCCAGACCCATCGCCGCCTGCGTCACGAACAGGATGTTCCGCTTGGCGAACCGGTCGGCTATGACGCCGCCGTACAGGCCGAACAGGAGCATCGGCAGGAACTGCATGGCCGTGGTGATGCCCACCGCCACCGAGGATCCGGTGATCGTCAGGACCAGCCAGTCCTGGGTGATCCGGGCCATCCAGGTGCCGATGTTGGACACGATGGCGCCGGAGAAGAAGAGTCGGTAATTGCGTACCGCAAGCGAGGAGAACGTCCCCCCGCCACGCTTGTTGTAGGTGGGGTTCGGTGCGGGGGCGGAGTGTGCTCCGGATCCCGTACTCAAAAGGGCTCGCCTCCTAGCGATGCGCGTTTACAGATGTGCGAGCTTCTCCAGGACCGGGGCGGCCGCGCGCAGCTTCGCCCATTCGTCCTCGTCCAGACCTTCCGCGAGGGCGGCGAGCCAGGCGTTGCGCTTGCGGCGGCTCTCTTCGAGCATCGCCTCGGCCTCCGCGGTCTGGCTGACCACCTTCTGCCGACGGTCGTCGGGATGCGGCTCCAGCCTGACCAGGCCCTTCGCCTCCAGCAGTGCGACGATTCGGGTCATCGACGGCGGCTGTACGTGCTCCTTGCGGGCCAGCTCACCGGGGGTGGCCGAGCCGCAACGGGCAAGAGTGCCGAGCACCGACATCTCCGTCGGGCTGAGCGATTCGTCGACGCGCTGGTGCTTGAGGCGCCGGCCCAGCCGCATGACGGCCGAGCGCAGGGAGTTCACGGCGGCGGCGTTGTCGCCAGTGCCGTGGGACAGGTCAGACATGTTCTTTAGCATAACTCATTACTCTGGCTAAATACCACCGGAATCAGGGGAGGTGTCCAGCGCCACACGGGCGTGCTCGGGCCACAGGGGGCGGGGGCGGCCGGTACCGGGGCCGTGCCGGGGCTCATGCGGGGGGGGCGTCCGTCACGGAGCCGGCTCGCCCGACACATCACCCGAACGAGTGAGACTCCGCCCAAAAGTGACCCGTGAGGGCCGGGCGGGCGGTCACCCTCGCTCCATGGGGACCAGTGTGCTCAGCCTACGAATAGACGGTGAGCTGCTCGAACGGCTCAAGCACCATGCGGCGCGGCGCGGCATGAGCGTGCAGGACTATGTGGTGCGGACGCTTATGCGGGACGACTTCGATGAGAGGTTCAAGGCGGCGGTGGACGAGACGGAACGCTTCTACGGCGCGGCGTAGCCCCTTCTTGCGCAGTTCCCCGCGCCCCTGAAACCCGACGTCGACCGCGGGCCGTGGACGCTTCTTGCACAGTTCCTCGCGCCCCCAAAACCCGTTTTCGTCTGCGGGCCGTGCGGGGCTGGTCGCGCAGTTCCCCGCGCCCCTAACTACTCGGTGCTGGCCCGCACCTCAGCCTGTCCGGCGATTGAGGACGAGCGCCGTTCAGGCGCGAACGGGGGTGCAGGGGGCAGAGCCCCCGCAGGGGTCTGGGGCGCAGCCCCAGGGGCCGAACCATCCAACCCCCGTCACGGGCGGGTGGGCGGGCAAACCCGCGGGGTCTGGGGCGGAGCCCCAGGGCTCAGCCCATTCAACCCCCGTCACGGGCGGGTGGGTGGGCAAACGCGGCGGGGTCTGGGGCGGAGCCCCAGGGGCCGGAACCATCCAACCCGCTGCACGGGCGGGTGGGTGGGTGGACCCGCTGGGGGCTGGGGCGGAGCCCCAGGGGCAGCCGGGCAAGCCCGGCCGGCGTCAGGTCAGGCCCAGCGCCGGCATCACGTAGTAGAACGCGAACACCGCCGAAACGACGTACATCGCGATGGGAACCTCACGCCCCCGCCCCGCCACCACCCGCAGCACCGTAAAGCTGACGAACCCCATCCCGATGCCATTGGTGATGGAGTACGTGAACGGCATCATCAGCATCGTCACGAACGCCGGGATGGCGATCGTCCAGTCCGCCCAGTCGATCTCGCGGATCGAGCCGGACAGGATCAGGAAGCCGACGGCGAGCAGCGCCGGGGTGGCCGCCTGGGAGGGCACCATCGTGGCGAGCGGGGTGAGGAAGAGGGCGACGGTGAAAAGCCCGCCGGTGACGACGTTCGCGAGACCCGTGCGCGCCCCCTCGCCGACCCCCGCCGTGGACTCCACGAAACAGGTGGTGGCGGACGAGGACGAGGCACCGCCCGCCGCGACCGCGATGCCGTCGACGAACAGGACCCGGTTCATGCCGGGCATGTAGCCCTTCTCGTCGGTCAGGCCGGCCTCGTCGCTGATGCCCATGATCGTGCCCATGGCGTCGAAGAAGCACGAAAGCAGCACGGTGAAGACGAACAGGACGCCGGTCAGGAAACCGACCTTCGAGAACCCGCCGAACAGGCTGACCTGGCCGACGAGCCCGAAGTCCGGGGCGTCGACGGGGTTGCCGGGCCACTTCGGGGTGGTCAGGCCCCACGACGGCACGGTGGCCACCGCGTTGATGATCATCGCGAGGACGGTCATGGCCACGATGGAGATCAGGATCGCGCCCGGGACCTTGCGGACCATCAGCGCGAGCGTGAGCAGCACACCGAGGACGAAGATGAGGACCGGCCAGCCGAGCAGATGTCCGTTGCCGCCGAGCTGGAGGGGGACGGTGGTGTGCGCGGCGTCCGGCATGCGCGAGACGAAGCCGGAGTCGACCAGGCCGATCAGCATGATGAACAGGCCGATGCCGATCGCGATGCCCTTGCGCAGGCCGAGCGGTACCGCGTTCATGACGCGCTCGCGCAGCCCGGTGGCGACCAGGAGCATCACCACGAAGCCGGCGAGCACGACCATGCCCATGGCGTCGGGCCAGCTCATCCGGGGCGCGAGCTGGAGCGCGACCACGGTGTTCACGCCGAGGCCCGCCGCGAGCGCGATCGGTACGTTGCCGATGACGCCCATGAGCAGCGTGGTGAAGGCGGCGGTGAGCACGGTCGCGGTCACCAGCTGTCCGCTGTCGAGCTGGTGCCCGTACATGTCCTTGGCGCTGCCGAGGATGATCGGGTTCAGCACGATGATGTACGCCATCGCGAAGAAGGTCGCGAAGCCGCCCCGCACCTCCCGGGCCAGGGTGGAACCCCGCTCGGAGATCTTGAAGTAGCGGTCCAGGCCGTTCATGCGGAACCTCGGTGGTGACGGGGAAGGGGAAACGGCACGTACCCGAACTACTTTGGACGTTTTAACGAACAGAATGAGTCAGCCGTAAGCCGTTTCAGTATGAATACATCAGACGAAGATCACCATCTCCGCGCGTAGACCCAGCAGCCCCAAGCGCTCAGCCGTCCCCGCCGGGGCCCGCCGACCCGCGCCCTACACTGACCGCATGGCTGCGTTTTCCACGGGATCACCGAAGCACGAGGCGCCGGAGCCCCTTGAGGGTCCCGTGGTCGCCACCATCACCGGCGGCACGATCCTCTGGTTCGTCCTCTTCCTCGTCCAGCTCCCCTTCTACGGCTGGTTCGACGCGCACGGTCATCTGTGGTGGGTGTGGACCTGTCTGGCCGGCGGCGGCCTCGGCCTCATCGGCATCTGGTACGTGCGCGGCCGTGACGCCGCCCTCAAGCGGCACGCCGCGCAACAGGAGGCCGGCGCCGAATAGGCGCAAGGGCCCAAAGTCACCAACACCCGGGACGCGCGTACCGCCACAGGACCATTCGCCTCCTCCCCGGGTCGGATGTTCGGCCGTCCCGGCAGGTGAAGCGCCCGTTCCCCCCGTACCGTCGAAAACATGACGCAGCGCGCCAACATCGACGCCGGGGCGGAACTCGACCCCGTCCATCCCATGAGCCCGCCCGAACCGGCGCGGCGGGCCGGCGGTCTGACGGCGGCCGAGGTCGCCGAACGGGTGGCGCGCGGCGAGGTCAACGACGTTCCCGTCCGCAGCAGTCGCTCCACCGCCGAGATCGTCCGGGGCAACGTCTTCACCCGGTTCAACGCGATCATCGGCGTGCTCTGGGCGATCATGCTCGTCGTGGCGCCGATCCAGGACAGCCTCTTCGGCTTCGTGATCATCGCCAACACCGGCATCGGCATCATCCAGGAGATGCGTGCCAAGAAGACCCTGGACGGGCTCGCGGTCATCGGCGAGGCCAAGCCGACGGTACGGCGCGACGGCCGGGCGGTGGA
Protein-coding sequences here:
- a CDS encoding DUF2786 domain-containing protein encodes the protein MEAVDRAFAAALYIEGDAALDTGASLLAAAPRADAELALRGREFVRRAWDRGWQPADVVRIVRRDLDEPQVRILSGLIRDELAQYERLPARWQGQLDELPSEPWRADRFSYATAVLELYRALLALPSIEPAGPAPGASGASGLGPPVHGEPKTLARIRALLAKAEATGFPEEAEALTTKAQELMARHSVDDALLAGRGPGGEVPGACRIGVDAPYETAKAILLDAVASANHCRAVWNSALGFTTVVGFEADLEAVELLYTSLLVQGTTAMAKAEAVQRAGGRRRTKTFRQSFLLAYAARLGDLLPSAARGVEESFGGEVLPVLATRAVAVAGRAEEMFPRTVATRVRGVSDESGWRDGRAAADRAHHSRARGVCPPTRP
- a CDS encoding DUF4232 domain-containing protein, whose translation is MRLRTAPLAATVALTAGLTMTLALTLTACGGDGGSSRVATDSPTGITPPETTGTGPGPGTPGTSGGRTMAPSGGSTGGTDAGPGTDSGAAGARCPTSQLGFAVAPGSGAQTRGSQGVITIELTNKGAKSCAMKGYPGVDLVGGSTKWSLPRGTSETPKTVTVRPGATTTFTLFYLPFHQGDGKEFKPRSLVITPPNETHPHTLPWEFSSVLLQDGATRPGTYIGPVGSK
- a CDS encoding aldo/keto reductase, with amino-acid sequence MKYTQLGRTGLQVSRLVLGTMNFGSETDEAGSHVLMDAALDAGINFFDTANIYGVAEDKGLTEKILGSWFGRGGDRRDKVVLATKMYGDMTPGKPWSSAAWPNHDRLSALNIRRSVEASLQRLNTDYIDVYQFHHVDRATPFEEIWQAIDVLITQGKILYAGSSNFPGYKIAQANEVADRTGRLGLVSEQCLYNLAERRAEMEVIPAAQEYGLGVIPWSPLHQGLLGGALRKEREGTGSRTTKSGRSAAGLADPAVRAKVQAYEDLLAKHDLDPGEVALAWLLTRPGVTGPIVGPRTPAHLESALRALELELSEELLGALDEIFPGPGSAPEAFAW
- the thpR gene encoding RNA 2',3'-cyclic phosphodiesterase, which codes for MAALPGADGLRWTGREGWHLTLAFLGEVDEALLDELRERLRRAAHRTDPFTLRLHGGGRFDGRALWAGVAGGLDELRLLAERADAAARRSGVPMDQHRRYVPHLTLARSRTPMDLRPYVTELAAFEGSPWPVAELALIRSSLPRDGVPGERPRYEAVARWPLGAGG
- a CDS encoding MFS transporter; the encoded protein is MSTGSGAHSAPAPNPTYNKRGGGTFSSLAVRNYRLFFSGAIVSNIGTWMARITQDWLVLTITGSSVAVGITTAMQFLPMLLFGLYGGVIADRFAKRNILFVTQAAMGLGGLFLAVMTLSGHVQVWHVYLTAFFTGLVTVVDNPTRQSFVSEMVGPDRVRNAVSLNSANFQSARLVGPAVAGVVMAAVGPGWAFLANGLSFTAPLIMLSLMRTKELQPTRLTPRGKGQLREGLAYVSERPELIWPIVLVGFVGTFGFNFPIWLSAFASDVFHGDSGLYGLFNSLMAIGSLVGALLAARRATTRLRMLVLAAGLFAVLELVAATSPDLGVFMALLIPVGILGLTVNVTANASVQMATDPEMRGRVMSLFMMVFTGGTPLGGPLFGWLADVYGVRVSLALGGVICGVAAIGVGLMLARAANLRLKVDVRPGHRHLAFVPRNPALVAAA
- a CDS encoding MarR family winged helix-turn-helix transcriptional regulator; this encodes MSDLSHGTGDNAAAVNSLRSAVMRLGRRLKHQRVDESLSPTEMSVLGTLARCGSATPGELARKEHVQPPSMTRIVALLEAKGLVRLEPHPDDRRQKVVSQTAEAEAMLEESRRKRNAWLAALAEGLDEDEWAKLRAAAPVLEKLAHL
- a CDS encoding ribbon-helix-helix protein, CopG family; the encoded protein is MGTSVLSLRIDGELLERLKHHAARRGMSVQDYVVRTLMRDDFDERFKAAVDETERFYGAA
- a CDS encoding NCS2 family permease, coding for MNGLDRYFKISERGSTLAREVRGGFATFFAMAYIIVLNPIILGSAKDMYGHQLDSGQLVTATVLTAAFTTLLMGVIGNVPIALAAGLGVNTVVALQLAPRMSWPDAMGMVVLAGFVVMLLVATGLRERVMNAVPLGLRKGIAIGIGLFIMLIGLVDSGFVSRMPDAAHTTVPLQLGGNGHLLGWPVLIFVLGVLLTLALMVRKVPGAILISIVAMTVLAMIINAVATVPSWGLTTPKWPGNPVDAPDFGLVGQVSLFGGFSKVGFLTGVLFVFTVLLSCFFDAMGTIMGISDEAGLTDEKGYMPGMNRVLFVDGIAVAAGGASSSSATTCFVESTAGVGEGARTGLANVVTGGLFTVALFLTPLATMVPSQAATPALLAVGFLILSGSIREIDWADWTIAIPAFVTMLMMPFTYSITNGIGMGFVSFTVLRVVAGRGREVPIAMYVVSAVFAFYYVMPALGLT
- a CDS encoding DUF2530 domain-containing protein, which encodes MAAFSTGSPKHEAPEPLEGPVVATITGGTILWFVLFLVQLPFYGWFDAHGHLWWVWTCLAGGGLGLIGIWYVRGRDAALKRHAAQQEAGAE